One part of the Microbacterium aurugineum genome encodes these proteins:
- the carB gene encoding carbamoyl-phosphate synthase large subunit, producing MPKRDDINSVLVIGSGPIVIGQACEFDYSGTQACRVLREEGVRVILVNSNPATIMTDPDFADATYIEPITWEVIETIIAKERPDAILPTLGGQTALNAAIELHNHGILEKYDVELIGANFEAINKGEDRQIFKQLVLDAGADVADSRIAHTMEEVLAAADELGYPMVVRPSFTMGGLGSGFAYDEEDLRRIAGAGLRDSPTTEVLLEESILGWKEYELELMRDTADNTVVVCSIENVDPVGVHTGDSITVAPALTLTDREYQKMRDIGIDIIRAVGVDTGGCNIQFAVDPKNGRIIVIEMNPRVSRSSALASKATGFPIAKLAAKLALGYRLDEIPNDITGVTPASFEPTLDYVVVKVPRFAFEKFPAADATLTTTMKSVGEAMAIGRNYATALQKALRSLEKRGSSFHWGAEERSVEELLEISKTPTDGRIVTLQQALRKGATVEQAFEATAMDPWFLDQIVLINEVAEIVRTAPELDAATLRYAKEHGFSDAQLAELRGTSEAEMRGVRHGLGIRPVYKTVDTCAGEFPALTPYHYSSYDFETEVAPSDRTKVVIIGSGPNRIGQGVEFDYSCVHASFALSDAGFETVMVNCNPETVSTDYDTSDRLYFEPLTLEDVLEVLDAEAASGTILGVVCQLGGQTPLGLAKGIEAAGYTVLGTSPEAIDLAEERELFSRLLDEAGLVAPRNGTAIDVEGAVRIAEEIGYPVLVRPSFVLGGRGMEIVYDTASLRDYFVRTAGEVVIEEGKPLLVDRFLDDAIELDVDALYDGTDLFVGGVMEHLEEAGIHSGDSSCTLPPVSLGRTDVDRVREATLAIAKGVGVRGLLNVQFAISAGVLYVIEANPRASRTVPFVSKALGIPMAKAASRVMTGSTIAELRAEGMLPEQDGSRVPLDAPVSVKEAVLPFKRFRTADGKTVDSVLGPEMRSTGEVMGIDRDFPTAFAKSQAAAYGGMPTSGTVFISVADSDKRAVILPAHRLRQLGFTIVATEGTAEILSRNGIAVTVVEKYSSTQETGAKNIVDLINEGEIDIVVNTPSGGTARADGYEIRAAAVAADKALFTTMAVLGAAVSGMDAAHEGFQVKSLQEYALDRKAAL from the coding sequence ATGCCCAAGCGCGACGACATCAACTCCGTCCTCGTCATCGGTTCCGGCCCGATCGTCATCGGCCAGGCCTGCGAGTTCGACTACTCCGGTACTCAGGCCTGTCGTGTGCTGCGCGAGGAGGGAGTCCGGGTCATCCTGGTCAACTCCAACCCCGCCACGATCATGACCGACCCCGACTTCGCCGATGCGACCTACATCGAGCCGATCACGTGGGAGGTCATCGAGACGATCATCGCCAAGGAGCGCCCCGACGCGATCCTGCCGACCCTCGGTGGACAGACCGCGCTCAACGCCGCGATCGAGCTCCACAACCACGGCATCCTCGAGAAGTACGACGTCGAGCTCATCGGCGCCAACTTCGAGGCGATCAACAAGGGCGAGGACCGCCAGATCTTCAAGCAGCTGGTCCTCGACGCCGGCGCCGACGTGGCAGACTCCCGCATCGCGCACACGATGGAGGAGGTGCTGGCCGCCGCGGACGAGCTCGGCTACCCGATGGTGGTCCGTCCCAGCTTCACGATGGGGGGCCTGGGCTCCGGCTTCGCCTACGACGAGGAAGACCTCCGTCGCATCGCTGGAGCGGGCCTGCGCGACTCGCCCACCACCGAGGTGCTCCTCGAGGAGTCGATCCTCGGGTGGAAGGAGTACGAGCTCGAGCTCATGCGCGACACGGCCGACAACACGGTCGTCGTCTGTTCGATCGAGAACGTCGATCCGGTCGGCGTGCACACGGGTGACTCGATCACGGTCGCGCCGGCACTGACCCTCACCGACCGCGAGTATCAGAAGATGCGCGACATCGGCATCGACATCATCCGCGCCGTGGGCGTCGACACCGGAGGATGCAACATCCAGTTCGCGGTCGATCCGAAGAACGGCCGGATCATCGTCATCGAGATGAACCCGCGTGTCTCGCGTTCGAGCGCCCTGGCCTCGAAGGCCACCGGCTTCCCGATCGCGAAGCTCGCAGCCAAGCTGGCCCTGGGCTACCGCCTCGATGAGATCCCGAACGACATCACCGGTGTGACGCCGGCGAGCTTCGAGCCGACGCTCGACTACGTGGTCGTCAAGGTCCCGCGCTTCGCCTTCGAGAAGTTCCCGGCTGCGGACGCGACGCTGACCACGACCATGAAGTCCGTGGGCGAGGCGATGGCGATCGGCCGCAACTACGCGACCGCCCTGCAGAAGGCGCTCCGTTCGTTGGAGAAGCGCGGGTCGAGCTTCCACTGGGGTGCGGAGGAGCGTTCCGTGGAGGAGCTGCTCGAGATCTCGAAGACGCCGACCGACGGTCGTATCGTCACGCTGCAGCAGGCATTGCGCAAGGGCGCCACGGTCGAGCAGGCCTTTGAGGCGACCGCGATGGACCCCTGGTTCCTCGACCAGATCGTGCTCATCAACGAGGTCGCGGAGATCGTGCGCACGGCGCCCGAGCTCGATGCGGCCACTCTCCGCTACGCCAAGGAGCACGGCTTCTCGGACGCTCAGCTGGCCGAGCTCCGCGGAACCTCGGAGGCGGAGATGCGCGGGGTGCGCCATGGTCTCGGGATCCGACCGGTCTACAAGACGGTGGACACCTGTGCCGGCGAGTTCCCGGCGCTGACTCCGTACCACTACTCGAGCTATGACTTCGAGACCGAGGTCGCTCCGTCCGATCGGACCAAGGTCGTCATCATCGGCTCCGGTCCCAACCGCATCGGTCAGGGTGTCGAGTTCGACTACTCGTGCGTGCATGCCTCGTTCGCGCTGTCGGATGCAGGCTTCGAGACCGTCATGGTCAACTGCAACCCGGAGACGGTCTCGACCGACTACGACACCTCGGATCGCCTGTACTTCGAGCCGCTGACGCTCGAGGACGTGCTGGAGGTGCTGGACGCGGAGGCCGCGAGCGGGACGATCCTCGGTGTCGTCTGCCAGCTCGGCGGTCAGACGCCGCTCGGCCTCGCGAAGGGTATCGAAGCCGCGGGCTACACCGTGCTCGGCACCAGCCCCGAGGCGATCGACCTGGCGGAGGAGCGCGAGCTCTTCTCCCGCCTGCTCGATGAGGCCGGTCTGGTCGCCCCGCGCAACGGCACCGCGATCGACGTCGAGGGCGCTGTGCGCATCGCCGAGGAGATCGGCTATCCGGTTCTGGTGCGTCCGAGTTTCGTGCTCGGCGGCCGCGGTATGGAGATCGTCTACGACACCGCGTCGCTCCGGGACTACTTCGTGCGCACCGCGGGTGAAGTCGTGATCGAAGAGGGCAAGCCGCTCCTGGTCGACCGATTCCTCGACGACGCGATCGAGCTCGACGTGGACGCCCTCTACGACGGCACCGACCTGTTCGTCGGTGGTGTCATGGAGCACCTCGAAGAGGCCGGAATCCACTCCGGCGACTCCAGCTGCACGCTGCCGCCCGTCTCGCTCGGCCGCACCGACGTGGATCGCGTGCGGGAGGCCACGCTCGCCATCGCGAAGGGCGTGGGCGTACGCGGACTGCTCAACGTGCAGTTCGCCATCAGCGCCGGAGTGCTCTACGTCATCGAGGCGAACCCGCGCGCCAGCCGTACCGTGCCCTTCGTCTCGAAGGCACTCGGCATCCCGATGGCCAAGGCGGCGAGCCGCGTGATGACCGGTTCGACGATCGCCGAGCTGCGCGCCGAAGGCATGCTCCCCGAACAGGACGGCTCGCGGGTCCCGCTCGACGCGCCGGTGTCCGTGAAGGAAGCGGTGCTTCCGTTCAAGCGATTCCGCACCGCCGACGGCAAGACGGTCGACTCCGTGCTCGGACCGGAGATGCGGTCCACCGGTGAGGTCATGGGGATCGACCGCGACTTCCCGACCGCGTTCGCGAAGAGTCAGGCCGCGGCCTACGGGGGCATGCCCACGTCGGGGACGGTGTTCATCTCGGTCGCCGACTCGGACAAGCGGGCCGTCATCCTTCCCGCGCACCGTCTGCGACAGCTCGGCTTCACGATCGTCGCGACCGAGGGGACCGCAGAGATCCTCTCGCGCAACGGCATCGCGGTCACCGTCGTCGAGAAGTACAGCTCGACGCAGGAGACGGGCGCGAAGAACATCGTCGACCTCATCAACGAGGGCGAGATCGACATCGTCGTGAACACTCCCTCCGGTGGCACAGCCCGCGCGGACGGCTACGAGATCCGTGCCGCAGCAGTCGCCGCCGACAAGGCCCTGTTCACCACGATGGCGGTGCTCGGGGCGGCCGTGAGCGGAATGGACGCCGCCCACGAGGGCTTCCAGGTCAAGAGCCTCCAGGAGTACGCACTGGACCGGAAGGCGGCACTGTGA
- the pyrF gene encoding orotidine-5'-phosphate decarboxylase — MSARFGERVRSVLGARGPLCVGIDPHAALLASWGLSDDAQGVREFGLRTVEAATGRVGFVKPQVSFFERFGSRGIAALEDVLAAARAAGLIVIADAKRGDIGSTMDDYARAWLTPGSPLEADALTVSPFLGVGALDGAFALAGEHHKGLFVLAATSNPQAEGLQRSTASDGATVSASIISEVSGRNAEQVGAGEWGSFGFVIGATVEWAQAGIEPFEPVAPILAPGFGAQGAAPSDLRPRFGALSDAVIASESRSILSARPVDLARTVAARAAEYLEVAGV, encoded by the coding sequence GTGAGCGCACGCTTCGGCGAGCGGGTCCGCTCCGTGCTCGGCGCACGAGGACCCCTCTGCGTCGGCATCGACCCCCACGCCGCGCTGCTCGCGTCGTGGGGACTGTCGGACGACGCGCAGGGCGTGCGGGAATTCGGCCTGCGGACCGTCGAGGCTGCCACCGGGAGAGTCGGCTTCGTGAAGCCGCAGGTGTCGTTCTTCGAGCGCTTCGGCTCCCGGGGCATCGCCGCGCTCGAAGACGTCCTCGCCGCAGCGCGCGCGGCCGGCCTCATCGTGATCGCCGACGCCAAGCGGGGCGACATCGGGTCGACCATGGATGACTACGCGCGCGCCTGGCTCACGCCGGGTTCGCCGTTGGAGGCGGACGCACTCACCGTGAGTCCTTTCCTCGGTGTCGGAGCCCTCGACGGGGCCTTCGCCCTCGCCGGAGAGCACCACAAGGGGCTCTTCGTCCTCGCGGCGACCAGCAACCCCCAGGCCGAGGGACTCCAGCGGTCCACGGCGTCCGACGGGGCGACCGTGTCGGCATCGATCATCTCCGAGGTCTCGGGGCGCAACGCCGAGCAGGTCGGGGCAGGGGAGTGGGGGAGCTTCGGCTTCGTCATCGGTGCCACCGTGGAGTGGGCACAGGCGGGTATCGAGCCCTTCGAGCCCGTCGCCCCCATCCTGGCCCCGGGCTTCGGTGCGCAGGGTGCTGCTCCCTCCGACCTGCGGCCGCGCTTCGGTGCGCTGTCGGACGCCGTGATCGCGAGCGAGAGCCGCAGCATCCTCTCCGCACGCCCGGTCGACCTGGCCCGGACCGTCGCCGCACGCGCGGCCGAGTATCTCGAGGTGGCCGGTGTCTGA
- the gmk gene encoding guanylate kinase translates to MSDAQRTVPEVDRAAAARRAVERRRARASVKRDLTMRVVTPQAVLRRATADADSVEGSMRITDFLLALPAIGAGKRDRILEELHISPVKRLGGLGARQRRALETWLDTRFPVPEPRGERSRLLVLAGPTAVGKGTVAAHIREHNPEIHLSVSATTRPPRPGEIDGVHYYFVDDAEFDRLIADDELLEYAVVHNRSRYGTPRAPIDAALAEGKTVLLEIDLQGARQVRRAEPAATLIFLLPPSWDELVHRLVGRGTEEAEERARRLRTAKVELAAQNEFDHLIVNEDVATAAREVVELSSSSAR, encoded by the coding sequence GTGTCTGACGCCCAGCGGACCGTTCCTGAGGTCGATCGAGCTGCGGCCGCCCGCCGTGCGGTCGAACGTCGCCGTGCCAGAGCCTCCGTCAAGCGCGACCTGACGATGCGGGTGGTCACGCCGCAGGCGGTGCTGCGTCGCGCCACAGCGGACGCCGACTCCGTCGAGGGGTCGATGCGCATCACCGACTTCCTGCTGGCTCTCCCCGCCATCGGTGCGGGCAAGCGCGACCGGATCCTGGAGGAGCTCCACATCTCGCCGGTCAAACGTCTCGGAGGCCTCGGCGCACGTCAGCGCCGTGCACTGGAGACGTGGCTCGACACGCGCTTCCCGGTACCGGAGCCGCGTGGAGAGCGGAGTCGCCTGCTCGTGCTCGCCGGCCCGACGGCCGTGGGCAAGGGAACGGTGGCCGCGCATATCCGTGAGCACAACCCGGAGATCCATCTGTCGGTCTCGGCGACCACGCGGCCGCCTCGTCCGGGCGAGATCGACGGTGTCCACTACTACTTCGTGGACGACGCGGAGTTCGACCGGCTGATCGCCGACGATGAGCTCCTCGAGTACGCGGTGGTCCACAACCGATCCCGGTACGGCACCCCGCGCGCACCGATCGATGCCGCTCTGGCCGAGGGCAAGACGGTCCTCCTCGAGATCGACCTGCAGGGGGCGCGTCAGGTGCGGCGAGCGGAACCCGCCGCGACGCTCATCTTCCTGCTGCCGCCGAGCTGGGATGAGCTGGTGCATCGACTGGTCGGGCGCGGCACCGAAGAGGCCGAAGAGAGGGCCCGCCGATTGCGTACCGCGAAGGTCGAACTGGCCGCCCAGAACGAGTTCGATCACCTGATCGTGAACGAGGACGTCGCCACCGCGGCCCGCGAGGTCGTAGAATTGTCTTCAAGCTCTGCGCGCTGA
- the rpoZ gene encoding DNA-directed RNA polymerase subunit omega has protein sequence MAGHNNGIIDPPIDNLLDRVDSKYELVIYAAKRARQINDYYSDLHEGNLFDNVGPLVDSSVEDKPLTIALHEINEDKLRLRHAE, from the coding sequence ATGGCCGGACACAACAACGGCATCATCGATCCCCCCATCGACAACCTGCTCGACCGCGTCGACTCCAAGTACGAGCTCGTGATCTACGCCGCAAAGCGCGCGCGCCAGATCAACGACTACTACTCGGACCTGCACGAGGGCAACCTCTTCGACAACGTGGGCCCGCTGGTCGATTCCTCCGTCGAGGACAAGCCGCTCACCATCGCGCTGCACGAGATCAACGAGGACAAGCTCCGCCTGCGTCACGCGGAGTGA
- the metK gene encoding methionine adenosyltransferase — MSALRLFTSESVTEGHPDKICDQISDSILDGLIAKDRGSRVAVETLVTTGLVHVAGEIRTEAYVDIPTIVRQVVNGIGYTSSETGFDGASCGVSVSVGEQSTDIAHGVDSAQEHRDGASVDPLDGLGAGDQGIMFGFATNETPQLMPMAAWTAHRLAERLTEVRRSGVLPFLRPDGKTQVTLGYDGFTPKTVDAVVVSTQHHPEISQDELQDQVRRHVIDPVLATTGLDLDDVTLYINPAGPFVTGGPKGDAGLTGRKIIIDTYGGAARHGGGAFSGKDPSKVDRSGAYATRWVAKNAVAAGLADRLEVQVAYAIGVARPVGLYVETFGTGKVSDEVITRAITDVFDLRPQAIIEQLDLLRPIYAQTAAYGHFGRELADFTWERTDRAEELRRAAGL, encoded by the coding sequence ATGAGCGCGCTGCGTCTGTTCACGTCCGAGTCCGTCACCGAAGGGCATCCGGACAAGATCTGCGACCAGATCTCGGACAGCATCCTCGATGGTCTGATCGCGAAGGACCGCGGTTCTCGCGTGGCCGTCGAGACGCTCGTCACGACCGGCCTCGTCCACGTCGCCGGTGAGATCCGCACCGAGGCCTACGTCGATATCCCGACGATCGTCCGCCAGGTCGTGAACGGTATCGGCTACACCTCCAGCGAGACCGGCTTCGACGGCGCGTCCTGCGGTGTGAGCGTCTCGGTGGGGGAGCAGTCCACCGACATCGCCCACGGCGTCGACAGCGCGCAGGAGCACCGCGACGGGGCGTCCGTCGATCCGCTCGACGGGCTCGGCGCCGGCGACCAGGGCATCATGTTCGGCTTCGCGACGAACGAGACGCCCCAGCTGATGCCGATGGCTGCCTGGACCGCACACCGCCTGGCGGAACGTCTCACCGAGGTCCGTCGCAGCGGAGTGCTGCCGTTCCTGCGCCCCGACGGCAAGACTCAGGTCACGCTGGGCTACGACGGCTTCACGCCGAAGACCGTCGACGCGGTCGTCGTCTCCACGCAGCACCACCCGGAGATCTCCCAGGACGAGCTGCAGGATCAGGTGCGCCGGCACGTCATCGACCCGGTCCTCGCCACGACGGGCCTCGACCTCGACGACGTCACGCTCTACATCAACCCCGCGGGCCCGTTCGTCACGGGAGGCCCGAAGGGCGACGCCGGACTCACCGGACGCAAGATCATCATCGACACCTACGGCGGGGCAGCGCGACACGGCGGTGGAGCGTTCAGCGGGAAAGACCCGTCGAAGGTCGACCGCTCCGGTGCCTACGCCACGCGTTGGGTGGCCAAGAACGCGGTGGCGGCAGGACTCGCCGACCGTCTCGAAGTGCAGGTGGCCTACGCGATCGGCGTCGCGCGTCCGGTCGGCCTGTACGTCGAGACCTTCGGCACCGGAAAGGTCTCGGACGAGGTGATCACCCGGGCCATCACCGACGTGTTCGATCTGCGCCCGCAGGCGATCATCGAGCAGCTCGACCTTCTGCGGCCGATCTACGCCCAGACCGCGGCGTACGGTCACTTCGGTCGAGAGCTCGCCGACTTCACCTGGGAGCGCACCGACCGCGCCGAAGAGCTTCGCCGCGCTGCCGGGCTCTGA
- a CDS encoding primosomal protein N' family DNA-binding protein, with product MPPESRRIARVLLDSPLPQLDRLFDYALPAELGDVPLGVRVRVPLRTAGRVIDGYIVEIDTEDDADRPLSEVESVVSAVPVLPERLYTLARRVADRAAGSASDVLRLVIPKRQVRVEKAWTADSPEMQPDAAAREIAEEAIAAYDGLGAVLDTGGRAAVEAIPQLLDGVQGWAKLLASAAARTLSSGRSSIIVVPDHRDLDRLLAALEPLVPAGTVVRHDSRQTNPDRYRAFLRTLEDAPCIVVGNRSAVYSPVAAGLVAIWDDGDPLLGEPLSPYVNSRDAALLRQELEGSALLFAGHSRTTDVERLVVLGWLQDVRATRRVLPRVVLSTAQEMEQPTAQRMPSSAFLAARNAAAEGPVLVQVSRPGFSPSLVCADCRAPARCPHCGGPLGARHRGAVPVCGWCGRGASAWTCPSCSSTKLRLASSGSERTADELGRAFPGVRVIVADSAHPVERVTDRPALVVATRGAEPIADGGYRAVVLLDGPRMLQAPDLRVAESCLRWWSNAAALAAPGAPVHLVGVNGAAAKALATWNHAAHARAELESRAPLHMPPTTRVALVQGSASAVGDALAALKELALPSDAVLGPVPVESDEVPPRVRALVRFDYSAGSRVATALRAAVVAEAVSGRRRKGRSTKSTLSVRLDILDPEL from the coding sequence ATGCCTCCGGAGAGCCGGCGCATCGCGCGCGTGCTCCTCGATTCGCCGCTGCCTCAACTCGACCGGCTCTTCGACTACGCGCTTCCCGCAGAGCTCGGCGACGTACCGCTCGGCGTCCGGGTCCGCGTGCCGTTGCGCACCGCGGGGCGGGTGATCGACGGATACATCGTCGAGATCGACACCGAAGACGACGCCGACCGCCCGCTGTCCGAGGTCGAGAGCGTTGTCTCGGCCGTGCCCGTCCTTCCCGAGCGCCTCTACACGCTGGCACGTCGAGTCGCCGATCGTGCTGCCGGGTCGGCCTCGGACGTGCTGCGCCTCGTGATCCCCAAGCGTCAGGTGCGGGTCGAGAAGGCCTGGACGGCAGACTCGCCCGAAATGCAGCCTGATGCCGCCGCTCGCGAGATCGCGGAGGAAGCCATCGCGGCATACGACGGCCTCGGCGCCGTCCTCGATACCGGAGGACGCGCCGCGGTCGAAGCGATCCCGCAGCTCCTCGACGGCGTGCAGGGGTGGGCGAAACTCCTGGCCTCGGCTGCAGCGCGGACATTGTCGTCGGGTCGGTCCTCGATCATCGTCGTTCCGGACCATCGCGATCTCGATCGTCTGCTCGCCGCGCTCGAGCCGCTCGTGCCCGCTGGCACGGTGGTGCGTCACGACTCCCGGCAGACCAACCCCGACCGCTATCGGGCCTTTCTGCGCACACTCGAGGACGCTCCCTGCATCGTCGTCGGCAATCGCTCCGCGGTCTACTCGCCTGTGGCCGCCGGGCTGGTGGCGATCTGGGACGATGGCGACCCATTGCTCGGAGAACCGCTGTCGCCGTACGTCAATTCCCGTGACGCGGCGCTCCTCCGACAAGAGCTCGAGGGCTCCGCACTGCTGTTCGCGGGGCACTCGCGTACGACCGACGTCGAGCGCCTCGTCGTACTCGGTTGGCTGCAGGATGTCCGGGCCACGCGTCGCGTGCTTCCGCGGGTCGTCCTCAGCACGGCACAGGAGATGGAGCAGCCGACGGCTCAACGCATGCCGTCATCGGCGTTCCTCGCTGCGCGCAACGCCGCGGCCGAAGGACCCGTCCTCGTCCAGGTTTCGCGCCCGGGATTCTCCCCATCCTTGGTGTGCGCCGACTGCAGAGCACCCGCACGCTGCCCGCACTGCGGGGGACCACTCGGTGCGCGGCATCGTGGGGCCGTGCCGGTGTGCGGCTGGTGTGGGCGGGGTGCGAGCGCGTGGACGTGCCCGTCGTGCTCCTCGACGAAGCTGCGCCTCGCGTCGTCCGGGAGCGAACGCACCGCCGATGAGCTCGGACGCGCCTTTCCGGGTGTCCGCGTGATCGTCGCCGACAGTGCGCATCCGGTCGAACGCGTCACGGACAGACCCGCACTCGTGGTCGCGACCCGTGGAGCGGAGCCGATCGCCGACGGCGGCTACCGAGCGGTCGTCCTGCTGGACGGGCCGCGCATGCTCCAGGCCCCCGACCTGCGTGTCGCGGAATCGTGTCTGCGCTGGTGGTCGAACGCCGCGGCCCTCGCCGCGCCCGGAGCGCCCGTCCACCTGGTCGGAGTGAACGGCGCAGCGGCCAAGGCGCTCGCGACCTGGAACCACGCGGCCCATGCGCGCGCCGAGCTGGAGAGTCGGGCGCCCCTGCACATGCCGCCCACGACGCGCGTGGCACTCGTGCAGGGGTCGGCTTCTGCCGTCGGTGACGCTCTCGCCGCGCTCAAGGAACTCGCCCTCCCCAGCGATGCCGTCCTAGGACCTGTTCCCGTCGAGTCCGACGAGGTGCCTCCCCGCGTACGTGCCCTCGTGCGTTTCGACTACAGCGCCGGCAGCCGTGTCGCCACGGCCCTGCGCGCGGCAGTGGTCGCCGAAGCAGTGAGCGGCCGCCGACGCAAGGGGCGGTCGACGAAGAGCACACTCTCGGTCCGTCTCGATATCCTCGATCCAGAGCTCTGA
- the fmt gene encoding methionyl-tRNA formyltransferase — MRLVFAGTPAAAVPTLRRLATSHDIAAVVTRPDAALGRRRVLTPSPVAQAALELGLPVIKAARLDDAATAEIAALEVELGVIVAYGGLVREPLLSMPTSGWINLHFSLLPAWRGAAPVQRALIAGDDVLGASVFQLVAELDAGDVYATREIGVAETATAGEALETLAHDGADLTAQVVDAIADGTADARPQVGEPTFAAKLSHADGLLDWNAPLDTVFARFRGATPEPGAHTTVGGQALKVLEAVPAADAEPLAPGRFRGTKKALLIGTGSGALAVTRVQPAGKGAMNAVDWWRGQRGGDELQAGS; from the coding sequence ATGCGCCTCGTCTTCGCCGGCACACCCGCTGCTGCCGTGCCCACCCTGCGTCGTCTCGCGACCTCGCACGACATCGCCGCGGTCGTGACGCGGCCCGATGCCGCACTCGGGCGTCGGCGTGTGCTCACGCCGTCTCCGGTCGCGCAGGCGGCCCTCGAACTCGGACTTCCCGTGATCAAGGCCGCTCGGCTCGACGACGCCGCGACCGCGGAGATCGCGGCCCTGGAGGTGGAACTCGGCGTGATCGTGGCCTACGGGGGCCTGGTCCGCGAGCCGCTCCTGTCCATGCCGACGAGCGGATGGATCAACCTGCACTTCTCTCTCCTTCCGGCATGGCGCGGAGCCGCCCCGGTGCAACGAGCGCTCATCGCGGGAGACGACGTTCTCGGCGCGAGTGTCTTCCAGCTGGTCGCCGAGCTGGATGCGGGCGACGTCTATGCGACGCGGGAGATCGGGGTCGCGGAGACCGCGACCGCGGGCGAGGCGCTCGAGACTCTCGCCCACGACGGTGCCGACCTGACGGCCCAGGTGGTCGACGCGATCGCTGACGGCACAGCCGACGCGCGACCGCAGGTGGGGGAGCCGACTTTCGCCGCCAAGCTGTCACACGCCGACGGCCTCCTCGATTGGAACGCGCCGCTCGACACGGTGTTCGCACGTTTTCGAGGTGCGACTCCCGAGCCCGGCGCGCACACGACGGTCGGCGGTCAGGCGCTCAAGGTGCTCGAAGCGGTGCCCGCTGCCGATGCGGAGCCCCTCGCTCCCGGACGTTTTCGCGGCACGAAGAAGGCCCTCCTCATCGGGACGGGCTCGGGGGCGCTGGCGGTGACTCGCGTGCAGCCGGCCGGCAAGGGAGCGATGAACGCGGTCGACTGGTGGCGCGGGCAGCGCGGTGGCGATGAGCTGCAGGCAGGATCATGA
- a CDS encoding RsmB/NOP family class I SAM-dependent RNA methyltransferase, whose product MSGEGRERRTPRPQGRRPSGQSSREGRGSVRRGPVRAVQPARRVAYDVLRAVSETDAYANLVLPPAIADAGLTPQDAALATELTYGTLRRLGTYDAIIASAADRPTDGIDPAVLDALRLAVHQLLATRVASHAAVNESVNLVATTSGRGASSFANAVLRRITRDSGEGWQARIEEQARSDDERLALRTAHPVWVIRALRRALAAEGRGDELEALLESDNISPEVTLVALPGLAEPAEPRLPYAPTAFASPGGDPRRSVEASGGTVRVQDEGSQLVALALAGAAPIASGERWLDLCAGPGGKTALLAAIALEHDATLEANEVVPVRARLVRKALRAVPGDIVVHEQDGRALAASRPGEFDRILVDAPCTGLGALRRRPEARWRKSPADVAELVPLQVELLSAAVDALAPGGVVAYVTCSPHLAETTGVVQEVLRARTDIVELDARAAIADVSMSPIDLAVEGRSGSGSAQLWPHRHGTDAMFLALLQRPSTENTSSGKED is encoded by the coding sequence ATGAGCGGCGAAGGACGGGAGCGTCGCACCCCGAGACCGCAGGGACGACGTCCGTCCGGGCAGTCCTCCCGCGAGGGACGGGGATCGGTGCGGCGCGGTCCTGTGCGCGCTGTTCAACCCGCCCGTCGGGTCGCGTACGACGTGCTGCGCGCGGTGTCCGAGACCGATGCCTATGCGAACCTCGTGCTCCCGCCCGCGATCGCCGACGCGGGGCTCACGCCGCAGGACGCGGCGCTCGCGACCGAGCTCACGTACGGAACGTTGCGAAGGCTCGGCACGTATGACGCGATCATCGCATCGGCAGCCGACCGCCCGACGGACGGCATCGACCCTGCGGTGCTCGACGCACTGCGGCTCGCGGTGCATCAACTGCTCGCCACCCGCGTCGCTTCGCACGCGGCTGTGAACGAGTCGGTGAACCTCGTGGCGACGACATCAGGGCGTGGGGCGTCGAGCTTCGCGAACGCCGTCCTCCGTCGCATCACCCGCGACTCGGGAGAGGGCTGGCAGGCGCGCATCGAGGAGCAGGCGCGCTCCGATGACGAGCGGCTGGCACTGCGCACCGCGCATCCGGTCTGGGTCATCAGGGCGCTCCGTCGGGCCCTCGCAGCCGAAGGGCGCGGCGACGAGCTCGAGGCGCTTCTGGAGTCCGACAACATCTCGCCCGAGGTGACCCTCGTCGCGTTGCCGGGGCTGGCCGAGCCTGCCGAGCCTCGTCTTCCCTACGCGCCGACCGCTTTCGCGTCTCCTGGGGGCGACCCCCGGCGCTCGGTCGAAGCCTCCGGCGGTACTGTGCGCGTGCAGGACGAAGGCTCCCAGCTCGTGGCCCTCGCGCTGGCGGGCGCTGCGCCCATCGCCTCGGGGGAGCGCTGGCTCGACCTCTGCGCGGGTCCGGGAGGGAAGACCGCGCTCCTCGCCGCGATCGCGCTCGAGCATGACGCCACGCTGGAGGCGAACGAGGTCGTCCCCGTCCGCGCGCGACTCGTCCGCAAGGCTCTCCGGGCCGTACCGGGTGACATCGTCGTCCACGAGCAGGATGGGCGGGCTCTCGCGGCATCCCGACCGGGGGAGTTCGACCGGATCCTCGTCGATGCGCCCTGCACGGGTCTCGGCGCGCTTCGTCGCCGCCCCGAGGCACGCTGGCGGAAATCGCCGGCGGATGTCGCCGAACTCGTCCCGCTGCAGGTCGAGCTGCTGTCCGCTGCGGTCGATGCGCTCGCTCCCGGTGGCGTCGTCGCTTATGTGACGTGCTCGCCGCATCTCGCGGAGACCACCGGCGTCGTGCAGGAGGTGCTGCGGGCGCGCACGGACATCGTGGAGCTCGATGCCCGTGCGGCGATCGCGGATGTCTCGATGTCGCCGATCGATCTCGCGGTCGAGGGCCGTTCCGGCTCCGGCAGCGCCCAGCTCTGGCCGCACCGACACGGCACCGACGCCATGTTCCTCGCGCTCCTGCAGCGCCCATCGACCGAGAACACCTCATCCGGGAAGGAAGACTAG